In Acomys russatus chromosome 9, mAcoRus1.1, whole genome shotgun sequence, the following are encoded in one genomic region:
- the LOC127194034 gene encoding aldo-keto reductase family 1 member C1-like: MSSQQHCVRLNDGHVMPVLGYGTAQNPEIPKSKTFESTKIAIDTGFRHIDSAYVYQNEKETGQAIRSKIADGVVKREDIFLTTKLWCTFHRPELVEIGLERSLNNFHLDYVDLYLIHYPVSIKPSDTMYPKDENGKLLFDTVDLCATWEAMEKCKDAGLAKSIGVSNFNRRQLEMILNKPGLKYKPVCNQVECHPYLNQSKLLDFCKSRDIILVAYGALGSQRPKIWVDQNSPFLLNDSVLCAMAKKHNRSPAQIALRYQVQRGVTALAHSYEENEMRENIQVM; encoded by the exons ATGAGTTCCCAACAGCACTGCGTGAGACTCAATGATGGCCACGTCATGCCTGTGCTGGGCTACGGCACTGCCCAAAATCCAGAG ATTCCAAAGAGTAAGACTTTTGAGTCTACTAAAATAGCAATAGATACCGGGTTCCGCCATATTGATTCTGCTTATGTGTAccaaaatgaaaaggagacaggACAGGCTATTCGAAGCAAGATTGCAGACGGTGTTGTGAAGAGAGAAGACATATTTCTCACTACAAAG CTTTGGTGTACATTCCATCGGCCAGAACTGGTTGAAATTGGCTTAGAAAGATCCCTGAACAACTTTCACCTAGACTATGTTGATCTGTATCTTATCCATTACCCAGTGTCAATTAAG CCGTCAGACACAATGTATccaaaagatgaaaatggaaaactacTATTTGACACAGTAGATCTCTGTGCTACATGGGAG GCCATGGAGAAGTGTAAGGATGCAGGACTGGCTAAGTCCATCGGGGTGTCCAACTTTAACCGCAGGCAGCTGGAGATGATCCTGAACAAGCCGGGGCTCAAGTACAAGCCTGTGTGCAACCAG GTAGAATGCCATCCTTATCTGAACCAGAGCAAGCTGCTGGACTTCTGCAAGTCAAGAGACATCATTCTGGTTGCCTATGGGGCCTTAGGGTCTCAGCGTCCTAAAATCTG GGTGGACCAGAATTCCCCATTTCTTTTGAATGATTCTGTTCTTTGTGCCATGGCCAAAAAGCACAATCGAAGTCCAGCTCAGATTGCCCTTCGCTACCAGGTTCAGCGTGGGGTAACTGCCCTGGCTCACAGCTATGAAGAGAATGAGATGAGAGAGAACATTCAGGTGATGTGA
- the LOC127194018 gene encoding estradiol 17 beta-dehydrogenase 5, producing the protein MTTKQQTVRLSDGHFMPVLGFGTFAASEVPKSKATEFTKIAIDAGLRHIDSAALYQNEAEVGIAIRSKIADGTVKREDIFYTTKLWCTSHRPELVQPSLEQSLKKLQLDYVDLFLIHFPMALKPGDDYLPEDENGKLIPDSVDFCATWEAMEKCKDAGLTKSIGVSNFNRRQLEKILNKPGLKHRPVCNQVECHPYLNQRKLLDFCKSEDIVLVAYSALGSHRVKEWVDQNSPILLDDPVLGTMAKKYKRTPAQIALRYQLQRGVVVLAKSFSEKRIKENIQVFDFQLTSEDMKVLDGLNKNIRYIRGST; encoded by the exons ATGACAACTAAGCAGCAAACAGTGAGATTAAGCGATGGTCACTTCATGCCTGTTCTGGGCTTTGGTACCTTTGCAGCTTCAGAG GTGCCCAAGAGCAAGGCTACAGAATTCACCAAAATAGCTATAGATGCTGGTCTCCGCCATATTGATTCTGCTGCTTTGTATCAAAATGAAGCAGAAGTAGGAATAGCCATCCGAAGCAAGATTGCAGATGGCACTGTGAAGAGGGAGGACATATTTTACACAACAAAA CTTTGGTGTACTTCTCATCGTCCAGAGCTAGTGCAGCCTTCCTTGGAACAATCACTGAAGAAACTGCAGCTGGACTATGTGGACCTTTTCCTTATACATTTCCCAATGGCCCTGAAG CCAGGGGATGATTATCTTCCAGAAGACGAGAATGGAAAGTTAATACCTGACTCAGTGGATTTCTGTGCCACCTGGGAA gccATGGAGAAGTGTAAGGATGCAGGGCTGACCAAGTCCATCGGGGTGTCCAACTTCAACCGCAGGCAGCTGGAGAAAATTCTTAACAAGCCGGGACTCAAGCACAGGCCTGTGTGCAACCAG GTAGAATGTCATCCTTATCTCAACCAGAGGAAACTTTTGGATTTCTGCAAGTCAGAAGACATTGTTCTGGTTGCTTACAGCGCTCTGGGAAGCCATCGTGTCAAAGAGTG GGTGGACCAGAACTCCCCGATTCTTTTGGATGACCCAGTTCTTGGTACAATGGCAAAAAAATACAAGCGGACTCCAGCCCAGATAGCCCTTCGCTACCAACTGCAGCGTGGGGTTGTGGTCTTGGCCAAGAGTTTCTCTGAGAAGAGGATAAAAGAGAATATTCAG GTCTTTGATTTTCAGTTGACTTCAGAGGACATGAAAGTCCTTGACGGTCTGAATAAGAATATCCGATACATAAGAGGTTCTACGTAA